A stretch of DNA from Xiphophorus maculatus strain JP 163 A chromosome 8, X_maculatus-5.0-male, whole genome shotgun sequence:
TTCCTGCTGGAACAGGAACATCAGACTGGGGACAGGCCAGTCCATCCCAGTCCACTTAAATGAAAGTTGGACTTTAATTtaagtaaaactgaaatgaagGTCAACGATCCATGGGGGATGTCAGAGTTTCTACAGATCTATTAAATTAGCTCAGAGTCCAGGGAGTTTACTGATGTCTTGATGGTGGAGCTGGAGCTAAACTCCAAAAGCTTTTCCCTGAGGTTAgcctttattttctcctctgtaTGGTTGACAATACATCTGTCACCTGTCTGCAGGTGACACATAATAATGGACTTTGATGAAATAACCAAATAACTGGTGCAGAAATCAGGAGTTACCTCACTTTAGTgacaaaaaacaatagaaaaataattttgggaaGAGGACAGAACCAGTGAAGaattaatatcaataaaacactaaaaaataaccaaacacaTCAAGTTAATtggaaaaatgcacaaataacaataatacaataaaaattataacagataaaaaaagcagtttattaCATATTATAGGTCATACAATTAAAACTTAATCATTTCATCAATTCTAAGCAGTAGGAATAACCTATAATTTCTGTTgatgaaataaatgacattgaaaatgaaacaaagtaaaacatacagggagcaaataaaaagttctaaaataacaataacactACATGAATATCACAAATGAATAACATAAGATTGaactttattaaaacagaatGTTTGAGGTCCTCAGTTACGTTCTTCACTGTGTTCTAATATCACTCAGCTAGAGGAGGAACTCAGCTCTGGGTTAAAAGGTTCCCCTTGTAGTGGGACTCTTAAACTCTGGTTGCAACATGTGGAGAAGTTCTGCCACGCTGCTGCTGATCTTACATGAGGCGGTCTTTGGCAGATTCGTGTTTGGGCTTTAGTACACAATGTTCTGCTGCAGGaaggatttgtttttctaacacaTGGCGATCATGTGACGCTGTGAGAGAGAATCGGGACTGCCCATTGGTCGGCTGAACCATCTGATGTTGGGGTTGTCGCTCTGTGTGGGAAAACTCCTGGCTCGTCTCATGTTGATGATGCAACAGCAGGTTGTGTAACGGTAGCCAAAGAGCAGACTGGGATCAAATTCAGTTTAAACACACATGTGTTTGTTTAAGttgaatttgtgtgtgtgtgtgtgtgtgtgtgtgtgtgtgtgtgtgtgtgcacatacatgcacacccccacacgccaagaaacacagaaacacagtgaAGCACTCCTTCTGAGTaagcaaatgtgaaaaaagcaaatgtgaaaaattttcACATTTGCCTCCTGGCCAGAGGCGATCACttatttttggaaataagtctgagaaaacaaacaaacagagagaTGATAATTATAGGAATCATTAAGAGTAGGTAGTATCTTACCTGCAGCTTTGGACACTCATCTGTTTGTGAGAATATCCACTGTACGACATTGCTGCACttaaacaacagaaaagtaTTTACTCTTCTGGCTTCTGGAATAAAACCATATTATTAGTACACAGAGCTTATTGTGATAGCCAATCCTTTGCTGGACTTGGTGTGTAAGTGTGGAGAAGTCACCATAATGCCCAGACTGGAGCTGTTCAGTTCAACTTGCAAACTTCAGGTCCATCCATCCCATTCATTTAATTAGTTCTCAGCAAAACtggtatgaaaaagaaaacaggaagctgagggAGACTCGGCTGTGCCTGTGGGGTTAAACATGAGGTCAGCAGCCCCGTGATCCTCCACATGCTGTCAACATTACACACATTGTTCAGCTCTTGCCTGAATCTCATTTCATCTTCATTTTCCCAGCACACAAACAGCTGTGTGAGGAATTACCAACTATTGTTTTCATATTGAGCTTTCTGAGTTTAACTATTCAGGGAGCTGAAGCTGCAGACATCTATGCTGTGAAGATCGTTGTATTTGGTGGTTCACTCTGTGATCAAAagtcaacataaaaacaacaaataagcctaagaaatttataaaaaatactttttttagtgttatttaaactttatttaaccaCCAAACACCGACAATGGAACTTCTGGTCAACTTGACAGCAGGTCCTGTCTTTGCAAAATAAGCTCACATCACAACAGCTGCCAGTTGGTGTCAGAGTTTGGACTGATATGCATCATCAGTCCAAACTGTAATGATCTGGGTTTGGGTTGCAGGCACAGAACCTGGGCAGCTTGCAGTTACTGAGTAAACTACAAGGCACTCTGCATGCCAGTATTATTAGTTGGTTTCCCATAAATACAATTCCTTACAATAGACTGTGGGTAGACTATGGAAAGTAAGTGATAGGAAATAAAGTCACTAAGCCAACCCTTTAAGTTATTTACAACTGTATGCTAAGTACTACCTTATCTTCACAAACTGACCACAAGTGTCGCCATGCATGAACTGGAAGGTAACTGGACCGTGCGGTCTGTCGACTCTTGAAGTGCTGTTGAGATTCTGCATTAATGTAAATGACTGGATGCCATATCAGGTGCAAAAACCCCCATTGTGGGTCTAATCTGATGACCCACAATGTCCAACAGTATGCTTTCCCATAAAAATCTAATAACTTAAAGTCAAAACTCTAGCCCATGGCCTTTTTCCTGCTGTGTCATGATGGTAGAACTacctctggttctgctggttgtCTTGCAGGGATCATAGAGCGAGCGGGGGGGTCCATGGAGGAGGAGATGTGGCAGCTCCGGTGCTCTCGGCCCGAGGCGGCGGGGGCCTTCTGTTTGAGCGATGGTGTGTATTTCTGTAAGAAGGGTCTGGAGAGCATTGTGGAGGACCAGGTGACGCAGAGATTTTCCTCAGAGGAGTTGGCTTCCTGGAACCTTCTGACCCGCACCAACCAAAACTTCTACTACATCAGTCTCCGCCTCACCATCATCTGGGGCCTCGGAGTCTTTGTGCGATACTGCATCCTCTTACCCTTCAGGTCAGTCAGTGTGACACAGATCAGCCTCCCGGAGGCTGGGACAGACATGAGACTAGAAGCTGCTAAGATCATCTTCCTCTGGCTGACAGTGACCAAACACAAAGACTGAGTCATGACAGGaatatattctgttttattatttggtaTGGAGCTTAATGTCAGATcaaatgatctgaaacacaGAGTAGTGCTGGAGCTCCTCTCACAGGGGTTTCTCTGTTATAAATCAGAAAGAAGAAGTATTTCAACACAAATTTCATTCTGTGAGGAGTTTAACATGAATCTGTTAGAAGACTATGTGACTTTCTGCAGGATTGCTCTGGCCTCTACCGGTCTCTCCTGGCTGGTGATTGGAACATCTGTGGTTGGATTTCTGCCTGAGAGCAGGTAAGatacaagaaataaacacatcagttcagtgtcttgtaaaatgataaaatacttttaatatattttatttggattttatgcaattgaccaacacaaagtaccaTAGAagtgtgattaaaaacaaatttctaaaGAGCAAATTCTTTTCAGATAAATTCTTGAAAAATGTGGTGTTCCTTTGAATTGAGTCCCACTGactcaatactttgtagaaacaCCTTTTGCTGTCATAGAGCTGCAGGTCCAATATAGGGGCAAATCTCTATCAGGTTGGTGCATCTAAGGATTTattttctacagcctaaacctaaCCCCTAACACTATTTAGGGCGAGGgccaaaaacccaaaaacaacattttccctcatggggaccaagaaaatgtccccacaaggagcaatAGTTCccacattgtagacagaaataggTCCCCACAAGGATATAAACACCTggtacacacccacacacaaacatatacaCTCTTTTTACTTACTACGTAACTCACATTtggtttcacattttatttactagTATCAGAGGAATGTGTGCTGAAAATGACGGCTGGCAATTCATCtaagatttatatttgtaaaaatatctgctttgtgttggtctctcATGTAAAATACAATGAGGTTTAGGGCtgtaaaatgtacaataaatcAGAAGTGTGATGAGTATTTTGGCAGAGTGCTTTAAATAGCGTTGCTCTATTTTTAAAGCGTATTTTGAAGCCGTCCCAATTctcctgtgtttttctgtgtatcaGTGCAAAGAACTGGCTGAGTGAGCTGGTCCACCTGACCTGCTACAGGATCTGTGCCAGAGGACTGTCCGCTACCATCCACTACCACAACAAGTCAGTCACACTCCAACTTCCAACACTTTACTGtacttttcatttaaagttaTTAGTTTGCTAAATGTAGAGTTTAAAGAACAAAGTTTAACCTtagacattaaataaatgattttcaaacCGTGTAGTTTCTTCTcttattttgtgaaatgaaatgattggtagaaaaacagcctaataataaaaaattattatgctctcattaaaattaaatgaaatcagaTGCTAGATAATAGTATTCAGGCATATAGACTCATATTCTTTtcccatgttttattgttgatgtgatggaaatgtttttttcagaccAGGAACTAAAGTAAGCTGGCTCTTTAGAAGAATTTGCAAGAACTGTGCACAGTTTGAATGTGGAAATGTCAAAGTTAGGAATTGCTGTTCAGTTTCCTAACTTTAGTCAGTGTTGTGAGATCCACATTGGCCTGTGTGCTGGTGTTTCTGCAGAGAGAACAGGCCTCAGAAGGGAGGAATATGTGTTGCGAACCACACTACCCCCATCGATGTGGTGATCCTGGCCAATGATGGTTGCTACGCCATGGTGAGTTTTGCTTCTTGGGAATATCAGTGAGTCTGTGACTCCTTCTGTAATCCCACCTTGTCCACAGGTCGGACAGACTCATGGAGGTCTGCTGGGGATCCTTCAGAAGTCCATGGTCAGGTCCTGCCCCCATGTCTGGTTCGAGAGGTCGGAGATGAAGGACCGAAACGCAGTGACCAGCAGGTGACGACAAGGTTCACATGACAACAAGAAGCTTTATGACAAATAGTTAGAAAAAACTCCTTCAAATGGACTTTATTTCCTATGGACTGATGTGATATAAAAACTAAGGCAGACAATCGGTGTCTCAATCTGAGTCCAGCTGTAGCATTAGCATGAGCCCCTCCCACTCAGACTCTGTCAGATGAGATTGTGTTAAACATTCAGTATTATcaggagtgttgccttgattcctTCAGACacatttgagaaatccttttaaTCTCTCTTGAGCAAAACACTTGAGccaccttgcctgctggtgttggtcagaTGGTGCTGCCTCTGTCAGACTGCTGCAGGGCAGCGGTGGCCACATGCAGCAGCTCAccaccatcagcatgtgaatgactgaatgtaatGTGAAGTGTTTTCTGTCAAGGGACACACTTGACAAAGTGCTATACACGTACAGGCCATTTGCcatttttcctctccactgttgctcctgcatgctcagtatgagggaatgctgtaaagtcaacgacACAATTcaggcgccccctgctggtccagGAGGAATGAATTCTGCAAttcaatctgctgggtttccttagaaacgtttgaattcattttgaataattaattgagcTTACTGTACTGTTTGATTACTAGGATCAACTGGAATGCATATGTGACTGGATTGAAATCACTTGTTTGAGATGACACTCGTTGTGAATTGGCCctataaacaaactgaattgaaatgaacTGATGAACAAAGTgctaagcaaaaaaaacatgaaattgaaGGAAGACAAAATAAGAACTTGCAAGACCATGAAACAAAGCTagaacaaagataaagaaagcCAAGCAATACAAAACTAAAAAGTCAAAGTCACACTGAAGACAACACAGACTGCAGGAGCTGCATGCGATCCAGCGATCAGCCCAGACTCCCAGTTCAGCTCAGACTATCACACTGGATGACTCATTCTGAGTCATGCCTTCAGCAAAAGGGTTCACCTCACACATGATTGGTCACTCTCATGCTTTGTGACCACACTACAGGAAAAATACACTATGTGGTCACTGTCAAAGATGattcaggatttatttaacCCACTAAAGAACCAGAGGTTGAGGAGCTCTGTGCGAACTCACAATGAGGAgatctgctttgttttaaataaactgaaatcaaGTTAAGATTGTTTGATTGTTGTGAGGATGACTCGGGGCTTTACGTCCCTCTCTCTGCAGACTGAGACATCACGTCGCTGCAAAGACCAAACTTCCCATCCTCATATTTCCTGAAGGTTTGAGTCTTCTGTCACGTTGTACATAAAGATGATCATGATCATTTTCATGGTTTGGTGACGTTTGTCTATTTGTTTCCAACAGGAACATGTGTCAACAACACCTCAGTCATGATGTTCAAAAAGGGAAGCTTTGAAATCGGAGGAACCATTTATCCAGTAACTATTAAGGTAGAAACAAGCAGTTGGACTCTCCTGGTTCTCCGGTTCAGGTTGAAGTGAAACGGTTTGCTTTGTGTCTGTTCCAGTACGACCGTCGCTTCGGGGATGCTTTCTGGAACAGCAGCAAATACAACATTGTTAGCTACCTGCTGCGCACGATGACCAGCTGGGCCATAGTGGTCAATGTGTGGTACCTCCCTCCCATGACCATACAGGTACTCACTGCTCCTTCCAATACATCAGACTGGCTGTGAGCACAATCACAAACTGTAACCAAGGCCTCAGCCACCTTACTGCTgatagtttttatgtttttgaagaaacaaaaagaacagaacaagataaaaaaaaacttgcgaTGGTGATATCAGGTATATGTCTggtttcttctttcctctcttaaTCTACGCTTCCATCATTCTGTGACCTTTAACATTTTGGACAACATCATGTCTAGTGTGAACATCTCCTGCTGTGAGACTGTCCAGCTggctaaatatgaaaaatgcaaGTCTATAACACAGGAATATATTAGCCAGCAATTGTCGCTCTCCAAACAGTCCTTAGTAATATCAATATTGGGTTTTCCTTTTAAGATGGAACATGTATGCTAActgacactttttaaaatcattgcaGACATTAGAAATTATTCATCTActagtgtgtttttttaaatgaaagacatAATGAATGAGAAGGTTGCAGATGAATGTAATGTCAGGGCTGGTAACAAACATTCTTCTAATTCTTTCCCCGACATGTTGGTGTACGTTTCATTTTGACCTGTAGGTGGCAGTCTTGTCCTTCTGTGAAGATTCACAGCCACAGATATTTCTTACAAACTTCACTGCTTCACTGTTAGACCTGTTCTCATGGGTTTGCGATGAAGAtaatttctaaacatttcagaatGTTAGAGAATTTATTGTCacaattttatta
This window harbors:
- the gpat3 gene encoding glycerol-3-phosphate acyltransferase 3 — translated: MENLWCVAGTIFQLWMFVVVFFIMLPAMFGLSLGVTEVYIQVLVKILEWATLRIQRGRQEQPSASVPLHKGIIERAGGSMEEEMWQLRCSRPEAAGAFCLSDGVYFCKKGLESIVEDQVTQRFSSEELASWNLLTRTNQNFYYISLRLTIIWGLGVFVRYCILLPFRIALASTGLSWLVIGTSVVGFLPESSAKNWLSELVHLTCYRICARGLSATIHYHNKENRPQKGGICVANHTTPIDVVILANDGCYAMVGQTHGGLLGILQKSMVRSCPHVWFERSEMKDRNAVTSRLRHHVAAKTKLPILIFPEGTCVNNTSVMMFKKGSFEIGGTIYPVTIKYDRRFGDAFWNSSKYNIVSYLLRTMTSWAIVVNVWYLPPMTIQDGEDAAQFANRVKSVIAHQGGLLDLAWDGGLKRYKVKDSLKEEQQKTYSNIIVGQNDIRTTKTCSETRGSIMLDQ